The DNA window caaaaaggcagctgtaatttggctcctccattggcttctctgagagacactggcattcaccgcagccatccgactttcaggtatgactttacaatctcactaaaacactattaaaacaataagcagataagggatcttccagaattatcctagttaatgtgtctaattacatctggaaCGGTCcccctggagccgtcgctttttctttctttttttttcttgtgcttcactctatcctcatccacgaatctttcatcgtcgctcaaattaatgggaagattgttgctttctcggtccgaatagctcttgctgctggacgcTCACATTATGAATAATTTGAAGATGTGAgcagccctacaacccgtgacatcacgcgcacactgtgtgctacttccggtaaaggcaaggcttttttattagcgaccaaaagttgcgaactttatcgtcgatgtactctacaaaatcctttcagcaaaaatatggcaatatcacaaaatgatcaagtatgaaacattgaatggacctgctatccccgtttggataagaaaatctcatttcagtaggcctttaaaacactaaAGCCAAGCCAGCGTAGAGCAAGTATATCTTAAGAAATACATGTATGCTTTTTGAATGTGACCCAAGTAAACGGGAGCTTAAATTTCATAACGGTCCTAaccttttcttttttaatgtatttttagcaTCACCATTCTCCTTGGTCATTTCAGTGTTTCATTGTGTTAACATGGccaataaaacagactttgaatGTTCCCCTCTGAAAATAAAACACCCTGTTTAGATGGTATAAAGTCAAATTTTACTGGTGTATCAACATTCACAGGCTGACAggtagattatttttattttttttacaattcaaGATGGCATCAAAGTGAAATTCAACAGCTCAGTAATGCAGTTTACAAGAACTACttataaattaattaaatgtaaAGAAAAATTCAGTCAGGCGTCGGGCGGAATAGAATCAGAGAGGATCATGGGAGAACCGAGCTGGAGCTCCTGCTGCAGTGATTCCAGATCGGCCGGAGTCATGCGGTGAACTTCGCTCCAATCAGATAAGAGGGAGGCCGAAAGTGGAGCTGAATCGTAACTGTAAACAAAGAAGCATTGGCGTGTGCACAACCGCGACTAATTGAGGGTGCAGTGCACGcaaaaaatattcacagcgcttcacttttccaCATTTTATCTTACAAacttattccaaaatgtaattaaattcatttttgtcttcAAAGTGTAATAGACAGTATCCCATAATGACAATGAAAtaaagtttttaatttttttgcaaatttatttaaaaaaaaaatcaaatgtacttaaatattcacagcctttgcctaATACTTCATTGATCCACCTTTGACAGCAATTACAGCCACCAGTCTTTTTAAAACACTGCCACAattttggcacacctatctttcgCCCATTCTTCTTTGCCGCACCTCTCAAGATCCATCAGGTTGGATTgaaagcattggttttcatccacgatgtctctgtacattgccgcattcatctttacctccatcaagactagtctcccagttcctacTGCTGAAAAGCATCCCCAGAGCATGATGctgccaataccatccctacttcactgtagggatggtattggcctggtgatgagttgTGCCTGGTTTCCTCTGGAAATTATGCCTGGCACTGACGCCAAATAGTTTAATCTTTGTCttagagacggcgtggcgcagtgagaaagtggccgtgcgcaacccgagggtccctggttcaatccccaccttgtaccaacctcgtcacgtctgttgtgtcctgagcaagacacttcacccttgctcctgatgggtgctggttagcgccttgcatggcagctccctctatcagtgtgtgaatgtgtgtgtgaatgggtaaatgtggaagtagtgtcaaagcgctttgagtacctttaaggtagaaaagcgctataaaagtacaacccatttatcaaaccagaaaattttgtttttcatggtctttcaggtgcattttggcaaacattttacaaagaaaTGTCTTCCGTCCggccactataccatacaggccCGCTGAAATAGTTGTCCTTCTACAGGGTTTTCCTTTCTCCACAGTATAATGCTGTAGCTCCGACAGAGTGACCATccggttcttggtcacctccctgacccTGACAAGACTaacatgaatgcagcaatgtacagagacattctggatgaaaataaacacttcccatccaatctgatgaCGCTTAAGAGGTGATGCAAAGAGAAATGTGCAAAACGGcctaaagataggtgtgccaagcttgttgcatcgtattcaaaaagacttgaggctgtaattgttgccaaaggtgcatcaacaaagtattgagcaaaagctgtgaatacttGTGAACATGTGAttttgtttaccgtatttttcggagtataagtcgcacctgccgaaaatgcataaaaaagaaggaaaaaaacatatatacgtcgcactgaagtataagtcacatttttgggggaaatgtattagataaaatccaacaagaacagacatttgaaaggcaatttaaaataaataaagaatagtgaacaacaggctgttatatgacgcataaataaccaactgagaaggtgcctgatatgttaacgtaacatattatggtaagagtcattcaaataactataacatatagaacatgctatacgtttaccaaacaatctgtcactcctgatcgctaaatcccatgaaatcttcgttttcggtgtcgcttctaaacaattctGACAACTCCAAAGTAagacaatgcgccgcttcctcgTCTATCGGTACGTCGTTTACGTCAGAGTCATCGTCAGGTGCAGTTCCAATTGTTCCAGCCTTTCTGAATCCGGACAGGATGGTTTCGGTTGTCACTGAAGCCCATGCTTTGTCGATCCATCCGATAACATCCAGAAAAGTTGCATGGCGAATTCTCCCGGTTGCCGTGAAGCTGTGCCCTCCTTCCATCATCTACTGCTCCCACAGGCTGCGCAGgactgccttaaaggcctactgaaacccactactacccaccacgcagtctgatagtttatatatcaatgatgaaatattaacattgcaacacatgccaatacggcctttttaatttactaaattacaattttaaatttcccgggagtttcgtcttgaaaactttgtgtaatgacgtgtacgcaagacgtcacgcgtttttaggaagtatgagcgctgcgcacacacacagctaaaagtcgtctgctttaaccgcataattatacagttttttggagatctgtgttgctgaatcttttgcaatttgttcaattaatattggagaagtcaaagtagaaagatggagtcgggaagctttagcctttagccacacaaacacacggtgtttccttgtttaaaattcctggaggtgaaaagttactatggtcaagcgaacatgaatcacgacagaatgtcaaccagcaggtttcggtgagaaaactgtggttaaaaagtcgcttcttaccagagaaaagctgagcttgtgccgttcatgaagctgccgtcgactcccctgagacattggcatcaagacacccatggagaccccttccgactatcaggtaatattaaactcactaaaacactagcaacacaatagaaatataagggatttcccagaattatcctagtaaatgtgtttaaaaacatcggaaatcgtcccaatgcatttgcgttgtttttttaaactctttttttttttttctggtccttaaacacaaatctttcatcctcgctcaaattaatgtggaaattgtcgttttctcggtccgaatagcactttttgttggagactcccattaaaaacaatgtgaatatgtgaggagccatcaacatgtgacgttatcgtctgcgacttccggtagaggcagggcatttctcttagcaccgacagttgcggactttatcgtggatgttttctactaaatcctttcagcagaaatctggcaatattgcgaaatgatcaagtatgacacatagaatggacctgctatccacgtttaaataagaaaatctcatttcagtaggcctttaaagctcctATTCACGGAGAtgtcatttttgttcagccctttgtttTTATAAGATACCGCCAATGTACCGTAGCAGGTAGCGTCTTctttcccacaatgcacttctgccatgacctgcCTCCGCCAAATTTTCATTAgtttacatgtgtgtgacgattgctgtagCATCTtcttttcccacaatgcatttctgccatgacccgcctgcgccaaattttcattggttgacgtgtgtttgtgacgattgctgacatccgGCTAGTCTCAtatgtgaatgagataaataatatttgatattttacggtaatatgttaataatttcaaacaagtcgctccggggtatacgtcgtagggctgggcgatatatgcgatttatcgcaggtttgtctctgtgcgatatagaaaatgactatatcgtaatattcgagtatacgttctcacacagttgcttttagctgcaggcattacactacaggctcttcccactccttcttgtgtctcctcacagagtgtaagcgcaggttcttacacacgttacatactgtcacgtcatacgtcacatacgtacacgccctggctcagcagagaagtagcagcatggctgacgttagccgtgatgctagcggagtgttgcgaaggtgcgaaagaaggtgcgaatctggtaacaaatgaaggaagaaatgattcccaagaaaaacggcactggttccatcgtctggtggtggttcggcttcaaatgggaatatgtcgaatagacaactttaatttgtcaagtgtggcgcacaagcgttgctaccaaaagtagcattactgctaatatgtagcatcatttgaaaagtcacctgctaataactttaataagttttggcaaattgacttagttgtgatttccctctctgcatgaaagtttaaaagtagcatatatttatgcagtatgaagaagaatgttttaatgtagacacagaatcatactgctgtgattatatgcatcaagtgttcattcaaggctaaggcaaaataccgagatatatatcgtatatcgcgatatgacctaaaaatattgcgatatttaaaaaaggccatatcgcccatctcTAAtacgtcgcacccccggccaaactatgaaaaaaactgccacttatattccgaaaatacggtaatttgtaatgcatttgcaaaaaaaacaaaaaaacttaacaTTGTCGTTATAGAGCAATTTGTGTGAAATTTTCAGGACAAACATGAATTTATTCCACTTTGGAATAAGGatacaaaatatgtaaaaagTGAAGCccagtgaatactttccggatgcactgtagatTAGATTTTACCTGTCACGGTCACAGTGTTGCAACTCTGTGAGCGACTGGGTGAGAAGGTCGTCCAAGTCGAAGCCTACACCATAGCCAGCCCCGCTGCCTTTAGGCGTGACGGAGAAGACTGGAGGCAACACATCCTCAACCTGAGAGAGGGATGGTCAAATTGGATTGATCCgactttgatttctatttgatTGAGACCCACCTGAGACTTAGAGAGCTGCAGTGTTACTGTGTGGATGTCAGGAGCGATGGAGGGGCCTGGCTGCCCTGTATCTGTGAATCCCAAACCGGTATGAGCCTGCGAGGGCACCCCTAAGGGCCCACAGAGGGCGTTGGTGGTCTGTGGCCCCGCTTTCTCCCCTACTGAGGAGCACAGCTTCTCCATTGGTCCACCGTTAGCAGCTGAGGTTGTGACGTGATGGTTGAGGTGATTGTGGCCGTTGGTGTCGCTGGTGCTTATTGTAGTCTGGCCCTTGGTTAAAAAACTCTCAAGGGGGAGCAGTTGCGTCTGCGAGTTGGATGGCGCTTGACTTTGGAGAAAGTTCTGTTGCGGCTGCGGCGGTGTCCTATGTGCCTTTGCGTGTTGTGACGGCCTCGTCTCTAATTGCTGTCCGCTCCAATTACCCAAGCAGTTGAAGGCGCTCGGGCTGCTGCTCTTGTCGTGAGGTTTGAGCACGTTGTTCTTAACAAAGCCACCGGTGGAGGGCATGAGGTCTGCACAGCCGCTTACAGCAACAACAATATCTGCTGGTTTCCGCTGGCTCATTGAGAAAAGTAAGTGCTGGTTTTTGCTGGGAGGATGAACCAAAGTGGCCTGACTCGCTCCAAGTTGAGAGATTAGCTGCTCATGAGATAAAAACTTAGTCCCATCCTTGTCTGCTTTACTGTTGGACGATCCTTGAGCGTTTTCACACCCAACAGCATGATTCACATTACAGTCCTTATTCTTCCCTCCGTCACTGCGGCCGTCCATCATCTTTGTCCAGCGCTGTAAGAGGCTTTTGTCGTTGTCACTCAGTAGAACCCCGCCTAGCGAGTCCCCCCGCCTGCCTTCTCGCCGCTCCTTCTCTTTTAGTTTCCTCTCTCTTTCCCTCGCCCGCTCCtgcctcttcttcctcttctcctCTCGCTCGCGCTGGCGCTCCTGAGCCGTGACGGGCCGGCGCAAGTCCAAATTAGAAATAGACGAGGACGCGCCTCCTCCTGTGGCGGCCGCATCGGTAGCCAGAGTGGACACACTGCCATCTACAACGCAAAtaaggagaaaaaaataaattgagAAATACATAAATCCTGAAGTCTAGATTAGCACAAGGCCTAAATATCCAACCATACCTCCCCTGGCTTTATTTCGGAATAAAGCAGCTTTAAGAGCTGCTTTGGTGTCTTCCGATATGGCCCCTTCTTTTCTGGTCCCATCTCCGGGGCCTTGCAGTGGCCTCTGGTTTTTTGCCAGGGACTGTGAGAGGTTGTGAGACAGTGATTGGACTTGAGCCACTGACAGTGACAGAGAAGGCGTCATGGAGGAAGAGGGCTGGTTCTGGCCCGGCTGAGACCGAGGACTTGGACTGGGGACCACGTTGTCCGACATTGGTTCCCCATCGTGACCGGACACGGGTGTGGTTAGATCTATGGTCTCCGGCTGGCCGTTGTCCGAACTGGCGCTGGGCATGTCCACATCAACCGGCCCGCTTTCGCTTTTAGTGAGGCACGGTAAATTGAGGGCGTCTTTGTTAGAGGTGTGCATTTGGTGGGTGAACGTACAGTTTGGCTCGGTTGGTGCTTTTTGCTGTGAGGAATCTGCGTCTCTCATTTGCTGAATGTGTGAGGCTTGTCCAACATCTATCGGACCTTGCGTGGGCTTGGCCACACTTGGGGAGACACATTGGTTGCCGTTATCCGGGGATGCAGTTCCTCCTCCTCCATTGGCCCTCGCCAAGGGCTTGAACTGGAGCCTTTGGCGAGAGGCCAGCTTGTTCCTATGAAAGTCTTGGATCTCCATCAGGATTTCCTCCTTTATTTGCTCCTTGCTCATCGGAAGCttgtcaaactcaaaatcaaAAGCTGGCACACATACAGGCTCGTCATCGGGATCGTGGTACTTGGCGAGGTAAGGATGTTCCAGTGCTTGAGTCACGCTGATGCGCCCACGTGGGTCAAACCGCAGCATGGACACCAGCAGGTCCAAAGCCTCGGCCTCAGCTTGGGGGTAGACTTTGGCGAAGGGCACACCAGATTGAGATGGAAGACTCTGAACGTACGAGCGGACCCTGTCAGCTCTAATAGCACCAATAAGCCCCTCAGGAGGGGTTCCCAGCACAGACAGAATGAGCTGAAGCTGGTGGACATAGTGCTTTCCTGGAAAAAGCTGCTTCCGCCCCAACATTTCGGCAAAGATGCAGCCTACAGACCACATGTCGATCGCCAAGCTGTAGTGATTCAGAGACAGCAGCAGCTCGGGAGCGCGGTACCATCGGGTTGCCACGTATTCAGTCATGAAAGAGTGGGACTCCTCCGGGTGCGAGCTGAGACCCCGAGCCATGCCAAAGTCGCCGATTTTCAGCTCGCAGTTCTCATTCACAAGTAGGTTGGAGGGCTTAAGGTCACGGTGGATGACGTTGGCAGAGTGCACGTACTTAAGGCCACGGAGAAGCTGGTACAGGAAGTAGCGGGTGTGCTCTGATGTAAGCGTTTGGGCAGAGTGGATGATCTGGTGCAGGTCACTCTCCATGAGGTCCAGAACCACATACCTACAAGGAAAAGGAATAGAAACAAGACAACTCAAACTGATGCTACTAGGTACTGGCATTAAAAGCAAATGTTTACAGTATTGTTTGGACAATaatgcgcacttaaaatcctttaattttctcaaaatggacagtgcgccttttaCCCTGGTGCACCTTTTTTATGTATTACTACCCtcaattccatatgagttgggaaattgtgttagatgtaaatatgaacggaatacaatgatttgcaaatcattttcaacccatatgcagttgaatgcactacaaagacatgatatgatgttcaaactgaaaaacttttttttttgggcaaataatcattgactttagaatttgatgccagcaacacgtaacaaagaagttgggaatggtggcaataaatactgataaagttgaggaatgctcatcaaacacttgtatggaacatcccacaggtgtgcaggctaattgggaacaggtgggtgccatgattgggtataaaaacagcttccatgaaatgctaaataattcacaaacaaggatggggcgagggtcaccattttataagcaaattgtcgaacagttttagaacaacatttctcaacgagctattgccagcaatttagggattttaccatctatggtccgtaaaatcatcaaaaagttcggagaatctggagaaaacactgcacgtaagcgatggtattacagaccattgatccctcaggcggtactgcatcaaaaaccgacatcagtgtgttaaggatatcaccacataggctcagtaacacttcataaaaccactgtcagtaactacagttggtcgctacatctgtaagtgcaagttaaaactctactatgcaaagcgaacgccatttatcaaccacacccaggaacgccgccggcttcactgggcccgagctcatcggagatggactgatgcaaagtggaaaagtgttctgtggtctgacgagtccacatttcaaatttaatttggaaacagaggacgtggtgtcttccagaacaaagaggaaaataaccatttgaattgttataggcgaaaagttcaaaagccagcatctgtgatagtatgggggtgtattagtgcccaaggcatgggtaacttacacatctgtgaaggcaccaataatgctgaaaagtccatacaggttttggagcaacatatgttgtcatccaagcaacgttgtcatggacgcccctgcttatttcagcaagaaaatgccaagccatgtgttacaacagcgtggcttcgcagtaaaagagtgcgggtactttcctggcccgcctgcagtccagacctgtctcgcatTGAAAATGCGAGGCGCAATATAAAGCGaaaaatatgacagcagagaccccggactgttgaacaactgaagctctacataaaacaagaatgggaatgaattccactttcaaagcttaaacaattagtttcctcagttcccaaacatttattgagtattgttaaaagaaaaggtcatgtaacacagtggtgaacatgccctttcccaactactttggcacgtgttgcagccatgaaattctaaattacggtaattattatttgcaaaaaaaaaaataaagtttatgagtttcaacatcaaatatcttgtctttgtagtgcattcaattaaatatgggttgaacaggatttgcaaatcattgtattccgtttgtgtttacatctaacaatttcccaaatcatatggaaacggggtttgtaattctgGTTGTGGTAcctggtgtaatgataaatgtgacaaataaatggcagtcacacaaacaaTACCAGAGTCATGTATAAAGACAGTATGGCCAACTTGGTTTCAGGCaatctcctcaatgattggtcacTCACGTCACAACAGGGCGCAATCACTACTACCAACAATAAGCTGATCCTATGTGTTCCTGGCGCTTCCTTGTTACTTTTTAATGTGTAAAAATGTCACGTTGTGCAGCATTTTGCTTTGACCTATTATGAAAAACTAACTTTTACCTATTGATAATTCCCGAATATGTGTGCACGTCCACCATTGTGCTTTGACCTATTATGAAAAACTAACTGttatctgggcttcacggtggcagaggggttagtgcgtctgcctcacaatacgaagttcttgcagtcctgggttcaaatccaggctcgggatctttctgtgtggagtttgcatgttctccccgtgaatgcgtgggttccctccgggtactccggcttcctcccacttccaaagacatgcacctggggataggttgattggcaacactaaattggccatagtgtgtgaatgtgagtgtgaatgttgtctgtctatctgtgttggccctgcgatgaggtggcgacttgtccagggtgtaccccgccttccgcccgattgtagctgagataggcgccagcgccccccgcgaccccaaaatggaataagcggtagaaaatggatggatggataactgttATCTATTTATACTTCCCAAAAATTTGCACTCGTCCACCATTGCAGTCTGTGCTCCAGTCAATACGCAGAGGCTCCTTTTTCTCTGTCCTCTTGTGGGGcatttatcctccgctgttgccacttCTATTCCTAAGTAACTTTCAGTTCTAACTAATCTGTCAGACAGTGGACTCACTAcctaaataagaccacccacaaaactgcgcatcctgaagagacggtcagaaaaagGCTTTAAGTTGGTCTGTAAaaaataatctatgcaacattttgaccaaaaaaccacCGTtccatgttgtgtagaccacaaggaagtttttttaaatgtgtgaaaaaaaatcataatatgacccctggAATAcactttataatccagtgcgaccttttgtttgaaaatagacccAACTGTTcatcaaaagtgcactttattatcGGGTGTGTTTTACTTTATAATCAAGTCATTTAAAGGCATTAAATTAaactagagttgtacggtataccggtattagtacagtaccgcgatactaatgaattatattcggtactataccacctctgaaaagtaccggtccaccaccccTACCCCTCCCgtcgtcgtgtcattgctggttcaTGAGCAGATAAGCATGTTCGACAG is part of the Nerophis ophidion isolate RoL-2023_Sa linkage group LG08, RoL_Noph_v1.0, whole genome shotgun sequence genome and encodes:
- the mapk7 gene encoding mitogen-activated protein kinase 7; this encodes MSSEDGGDGKNGEPVAVAPERMTTVKGNDNQHAIKATGGNTDTSTTAKNLALLKKHSLDVKFDVGEEYDVIETIGTGAYGVVSSARRRDNGQQVAIKKISNAFEVVTNAKRTLRELKILKHFKHDNIIAIKDILQPNLPHSAFKSVYVVLDLMESDLHQIIHSAQTLTSEHTRYFLYQLLRGLKYVHSANVIHRDLKPSNLLVNENCELKIGDFGMARGLSSHPEESHSFMTEYVATRWYRAPELLLSLNHYSLAIDMWSVGCIFAEMLGRKQLFPGKHYVHQLQLILSVLGTPPEGLIGAIRADRVRSYVQSLPSQSGVPFAKVYPQAEAEALDLLVSMLRFDPRGRISVTQALEHPYLAKYHDPDDEPVCVPAFDFEFDKLPMSKEQIKEEILMEIQDFHRNKLASRQRLQFKPLARANGGGGTASPDNGNQCVSPSVAKPTQGPIDVGQASHIQQMRDADSSQQKAPTEPNCTFTHQMHTSNKDALNLPCLTKSESGPVDVDMPSASSDNGQPETIDLTTPVSGHDGEPMSDNVVPSPSPRSQPGQNQPSSSMTPSLSLSVAQVQSLSHNLSQSLAKNQRPLQGPGDGTRKEGAISEDTKAALKAALFRNKARGDGSVSTLATDAAATGGGASSSISNLDLRRPVTAQERQREREEKRKKRQERARERERKLKEKERREGRRGDSLGGVLLSDNDKSLLQRWTKMMDGRSDGGKNKDCNVNHAVGCENAQGSSNSKADKDGTKFLSHEQLISQLGASQATLVHPPSKNQHLLFSMSQRKPADIVVAVSGCADLMPSTGGFVKNNVLKPHDKSSSPSAFNCLGNWSGQQLETRPSQHAKAHRTPPQPQQNFLQSQAPSNSQTQLLPLESFLTKGQTTISTSDTNGHNHLNHHVTTSAANGGPMEKLCSSVGEKAGPQTTNALCGPLGVPSQAHTGLGFTDTGQPGPSIAPDIHTVTLQLSKSQVEDVLPPVFSVTPKGSGAGYGVGFDLDDLLTQSLTELQHCDRDSYDSAPLSASLLSDWSEVHRMTPADLESLQQELQLGSPMILSDSIPPDA